A DNA window from Calliphora vicina chromosome 1, idCalVici1.1, whole genome shotgun sequence contains the following coding sequences:
- the LOC135948933 gene encoding uncharacterized protein LOC135948933 — MQSLNHFKCRTNCKHQECQRHAHLGVVDRNETEFGSAQQELTGSSIFLENVIDLSHTLAQIMILCGIHECKAKTSVDIITYSFLHYDLVCYCLDARPTKRLRKEDIFHELGRKCLMNRVEAHLCYNIIKRGFKAFYYRAHNEEEGKENDKPSISEECVYVHAAKKTAESYAQFEGLSCDEQRGVEAKILVVYKKFYDRMQTRKAKPAQQDCNCCFCAKNRGHMVYGQPSPCSEIQPKKSHTCRHCCKKKKSFKLIHSATIPPKCPVCHRSRNYCTCAKYQFDLNWIGSIWSRPDMNLYYKENIEKEPMETIAGCFPQGCLEEGEENQPVVGEPENIGQEEQQQYKGNEEED; from the coding sequence ATGCAGTCACTAAACCATTTCAAGTGTCGCACTAATTGCAAACACCAAGAATGTCAACGTCATGCTCACTTGGGTGTCGTCGACCGCAACGAGACGGAGTTTGGCTCTGCTCAGCAAGAGCTTACGGGCTCTTCAATCTTCTTGGAAAATGTCATAGATTTGTCACACACGCTGGCACAGATTATGATTTTGTGCGGCATACATGAGTGCAAAGCCAAAACGTCAGTCGACATTATAACGTACTCCTTTTTGCATTATGATTTGGTGTGCTATTGCCTGGATGCCAGGCCAAcgaagagattacgcaaagaGGATATATTCCATGAATTGGGTAGAAAGTGTCTCATGAATCGTGTAGAGGCACATTTGtgttataatattattaaacgtGGTTTTAAGGCATTCTATTATCGTGCTCACAATGAGGAAGAAGGCAAAGAGAATGATAAACCCTCCATTTCGGAGGAATGTGTTTATGTGCATGCTGCCAAAAAGACAGCAGAATCTTATGCTCAATTTGAGGGTTTGTCGTGTGATGAACAGCGAGGCGTGGAGGCTAAAATCTTGGTGGTTTATAAGAAATTCTATGATCGTATGCAAACGCGCAAAGCTAAGCCTGCCCAACAAGACTGCAATTGTTGTTTCTGTGCTAAAAACCGAGGTCATATGGTCTATGGCCAGCCTTCGCCTTGTTCTGAAATTCAACCTAAAAAGTCTCATACCTGTCGCCACTgttgcaaaaagaaaaaatcatttaaactcATACATTCAGCTACCATTCCACCTAAATGTCCTGTGTGCCATCGTTCGCGCAACTATTGTACTTGTGCTAAATATCAATTTGATCTGAATTGGATTGGCAGCATTTGGTCAAGGCCCGATATGAATCTTTATTATaaggaaaatattgaaaaggaaCCTATGGAAACTATAGCGGGTTGCTTTCCTCAGGGCTGTTTGGAGGAGGGTGAAGAAAATCAACCGGTAGTTGGGGAACCGGAAAATATTGGTCAGGAGGAGCAGCAGCAATATAAGGGAAATGAAGAGGAGGACTAA